In Apus apus isolate bApuApu2 chromosome 5, bApuApu2.pri.cur, whole genome shotgun sequence, the following are encoded in one genomic region:
- the CDCA4 gene encoding LOW QUALITY PROTEIN: cell division cycle-associated protein 4 (The sequence of the model RefSeq protein was modified relative to this genomic sequence to represent the inferred CDS: inserted 1 base in 1 codon) translates to MGEEEGLHQSQLLRLRMPVETQEERGETASPIGEIQLLRCLLLCEAVAPDFHQVWSFMGARSWEPLPXLRCHDLWTCSLLVPECRLWDPVHMFLTPVVPDGPFCNLDTMFVRGLKRKCFDGEEDIEGTLAGIKAIPSYNLQRQSLLDMSLVKLQLCHMLVEPNLCRSVLIANTVRQIQEEMTQDGTWQMINTQSTGQASLDHLVSTDILCRSSREQAEGKHVPGYSTFNKDFEGDQAQDSSETMSTASSVQAPRNLQSNVWEMENPQESKGNFQKSLDQIFETLENKSSNSVEDLFSEVDNSYYDLDTMLTGMMSNTKMGHCDGLETFSSPTTTTSNSNCKSDLNELDHIVEILVES, encoded by the exons atgggagaagaggaaggactACATCAATCACAATTACTG AGATTGAGAATGCCAGTAGAAACTCAGGAGGAGCGAGGAGAAACTGCCTCTCCAATAGGTGAAATACAGCTGTTGAGATGTTTGCTTCTGTGCGAAGCAGTGGCTCCTGACTTCCATCAAGTATGGAGCTTCAtgggagccaggagctgggagcccCTGC CTCTGCGATGCCATGACTTGTGGACCTGCTCACTCCTGGTTCCCGAGTGCCGTCTTTGGGACCCAGTCCATATGTTCCTGACCCCTGTTGTACCAGATGGGCCATTCTGTAACCTG gacaCAATGTTTGTGCGAGgattaaagagaaaatgttttgatgGTGAAGAAGATATTGAAGGAACTCTGGCTGGTATTAAGGCTATTCCTTCATATAATCTTCAGCGGCAGTCACTGTTAGATATGTCCTTGGTTAAACTTCAGCTGTGTCACATGCTGGTTGAACCTAACCTTTGTCGCTCGGTGCTTATAGCCAACACGGTACGGCAGATCCAAGAGGAAATGACTCAAGATGGGACTTGGCAGATGATAAATACGCAGAGTACAGGGCAGGCATCCCTGGATCATCTCGTTTCAACCGATATCCTCTGTCGTTCATCCAGGGAACAAGCTGAGGGAAAGCATGTTCCAGGCTATAGTACTTTCAATAAAGACTTTGAGGGTGACCAGGCACAAGATAGTTCGGAAACTATGTCAACAGCCTCTTCAGTGCAAGCTCCAAGAAACCTGCAGAGCAATGTGTGGGAAATGGAAAACCCACAAGAAAGTAAAGGAAATTTTCAAAAATCATTAGACCAAATATTTGAGACACTGGAGAATAAAAGTTCTAATTCTgttgaagatttattttcagaagttgaCAATTCTTACTATGATCTTGATACCATGTTAACAGGCATGATGAGCAACACAAAAATGGGACACTGTGATGGgcttgaaacattttcttctccaacaACTACAACTTCTAACTCTAATTGTAAATCTGATCTTAATGAGCTTGATCATATTGTGGAAATCCTTGTTGAATCCTGA